In one Gracilinanus agilis isolate LMUSP501 unplaced genomic scaffold, AgileGrace unplaced_scaffold14889, whole genome shotgun sequence genomic region, the following are encoded:
- the LOC123254102 gene encoding 60S ribosomal protein L11-like, protein GHCTVRGAKAKEILEKGLKVREYELRKNNFSDTGNFGFGIQEHIDLGIKYDPSIGIYGLDFYAVLGRPGFSIADKKRRTGCIGAKHRIGKEEAMHWFQQKYDGIILPGK, encoded by the coding sequence gggtcacTGTACAGTCCGAGGGGCCAAAGCCAAAGAGATTCTGGAGAAGGGCCTGAAGGTGCGAGAATATgagttaaggaaaaataatttctcagaTACTGGCAACTTTGGCTTTGGGATCCAAGAGCATATCGATCTGGGCATTAAATATGACCCGAGCATTGGCATCTATGGCTTGGACTTCTATGCGGTGCTGGGCAGACCTGGCTTCAGCATTGCAGACAAGAAGCGTAGGACAGGCTGCATCGGGGCCAAACACAGAATTGGCAAAGAGGAAGCCATGCACTGGTTCCAGCAGAAGTATGATGGCATCATCCTTCCTGGCAAATAA